The Terriglobales bacterium genomic interval TCACCGCGCACCCGTCGGCGAAATCGTCGGCGCCGGGGACCTACGCCGGGCTGCTGGAGAAGATCCCGTACCTGCAGGAGCTGGGCGTCACCTGCGTGGAGCTGCTGCCGGTGTTCGAGTTCGACGAGTGGGAGAACCACCGCCGCACGCCCGACGGCAAAGACCTGCTGCTCAACTACTGGGGATATTCGACGCTCGGGTTCTTCGCGCCCAAGGCGGGCTACGCCGCGACCGGCGCGCTCGGCATGCAGTGCGACGAGTTCAAGAACCTGGTGAAGCAGCTGCACCGCGCCGGCATCGAGGTGATCCTCGACGTGGTGTTCAACCACACGGCAGAGGGCGACGAGCGCGGGCTGACCATCTCGTTCCGCGGCATCGACAACCGGACGTACTACATGCTCACGCCCGACGGGCACTACTTCAACTTCTCCGGCACGGGCAACACGCTGAACTGCAACCATCCGGTGGTGCGCAACTTGGTGCTCGACTGCCTGCGCTACTGGGTGTCGTACTACCACGTGGACGGCTTCCGCTTCGACCTGGCGTCGATCCTGGGGCGCGACCAGGACGGCGCGCCGCTGGCGAATCCCCCGCTGCTGGAGTCGCTGGCGTTCGACCCCGTGCTCAGCAAGTGCAAGCTCATCGCGGAGGCGTGGGACGCCGGCGGGCTGTACCAGGTCGGGTCGTTCCCCGCGTATGGCCGCTGGGCGGAGTGGAACGGCAAGTTTCGCGACGACGTGCGGCGCTTCGTGAAGGGCGAGCCGGGCCTGACGCTGGCGATGGCCAAGCGCATCCAGGGTTCGCCGGACCTGTATCTCGGGCGCGGCCCGTGCGCGAGCGTGAACTTCGTGACCTGCCACGACGGCTTCACGCTGCGCGACCTCTACAGCTACGACGAGAAGCACAACGAAGCGAACGGCGAAGAGAATCGCGACGGCGCGAACGACAACAACAGCTGGAACTGCGGCGCGGAGGGCCCGACCAACGACGCAGCGATCAACCGACTGCGCG includes:
- the glgX gene encoding glycogen debranching protein GlgX, producing the protein MTTPAQAPIDGYPTHEFQGFRFRRGRTLPFGASVEPHGVNFSIFSSAATGCTLVLFRKGEKKPMAEIPFPDEFRTGDVYSMLVFGLPYEDVEYGFRFDGPWQPERGNRFDKTAILCDPYAHTVAGRDVWRRMPDWKDPYQHRARLTFDDFDWEADRQLEHPIQELVIYEMHVRGFTAHPSAKSSAPGTYAGLLEKIPYLQELGVTCVELLPVFEFDEWENHRRTPDGKDLLLNYWGYSTLGFFAPKAGYAATGALGMQCDEFKNLVKQLHRAGIEVILDVVFNHTAEGDERGLTISFRGIDNRTYYMLTPDGHYFNFSGTGNTLNCNHPVVRNLVLDCLRYWVSYYHVDGFRFDLASILGRDQDGAPLANPPLLESLAFDPVLSKCKLIAEAWDAGGLYQVGSFPAYGRWAEWNGKFRDDVRRFVKGEPGLTLAMAKRIQGSPDLYLGRGPCASVNFVTCHDGFTLRDLYSYDEKHNEANGEENRDGANDNNSWNCGAEGPTNDAAINRLRAQLSKNALCLLLLSRGVPMLLMGDELGRTQRGNNNAYCHDSELSWTSWDLTPDARALLDFVRRVIALRAAQPVLKRRTFLSGRRPGASDVLWLRPDGDEMTDDDWNDGTRRAFGMLLDGDAISEHDAHGQR